The Streptomyces sp. V3I7 genome segment GTGGTCGTTCTTCAGGACGTACGCGACCCCACCCTTGCCGGACTGCGAGTTGACGCGGATGACCGCCTCGTAGGAGCGGCCGACGTCCTTGGGGTCGATCGGCAGGTACGGCACCGCCCACGCGATGTCGTCGACGGTGACGCCCTTGGCCTTCGCATCGGCCTCCATGGCGTCGAAGCCCTTCTTGATGGCGTCCTGGTGCGAGCCGGAGAAGGACGTGTAGACCAGGTCGCCCACGTACGGGTGGCGCGGGTGGACCTCCATCTGGTTGCAGTACTCCCACGTACGACGGATCTCGTCGATGTCGGAGAAGTCGATCTGCGGGTCGACGCCCTGCGAGAAGAGGTTCATGCCGAGGGTGACCAGATCGACGTTGCCGGTGCGCTCGCCCTGTCCGAACAGGCACCCCTCGACGCGGTCGGCGCCGGCCATCAGCGCCAGCTCGGCCGCCGCGACGGCCGTACCGCGGTCGTTGTGCGGGTGGACCGACAGGCAGACGTGCTCACGGCGGGAGAGGTTGCGGCCCATCCACTCGAAGCGGTCCGCGTGCGTGGACGGGGTCGAACGCTCCACCGTGGCGGGCAGGTTGAGGATGATCTCGCGGCCCGGGCCGGGCTGCCAGACGTCCATGACCGCCTCGCAGACCTCCAGCGCGAAGTCCAGCTCGGTGTCGGTGAAGATCTCGGGCGAGTACTGGTAGCCGAATTCGGTCTCGGGGCCCAGCAGCTTCTCGGCGTACTCCATCACCAGGCGGGTGCCGTCGACGGCGATCTGCTTGATGTCGTCCTTGGAGCCACGGAAGACGACCCGGCGGAAGACGGGGGCGGTGGCGTTGTACAGATGCACGGTCGCGCGCCTGGCGCCCTTCAGCGACTCCACGGTCCGCTCGATCAGATCCTCGCGCGCCTGGGTGAGGACGGAGATCGTCACGTCGTCCGGAATCGCGCCCTCCTCCTCGATGATCGAGCGCACGAAGTCGAAGTCGGTCTGGCCGGAGGCCGGGAAGCCGACCTCGATCTCCTTGTAGCCCATCGCGACCAGCTGGTCGAACATCCGGCGCTTGCGCTCGGGCGACATCGGGTCGATCAGGGCCTGGTTGCCGTCGCGCAGGTCGGTGGAGAGCCAGCGGGGAGCGGTCGTGACGCGCCGCTCCGGCCAGGTCCGGCCGGGGAGGTCCACCTGCTCGTACCGGCCGTACTTGTGGGTCGGCATGGGGCTGGGCTGCTGGCGGTTGGCCATGGTGCGAGGCTCCTCAGGGTGTCCGTGGGACGGAGGGTGTCCGGTGGGACGGCCGACGACACAACGCCAAGCGCCGCGGGGAGGGGGTCGGCCTCGACTACAGGCCCTCACCGCGGCAGCTAAGGAGAAGCAGCCCGAAACGCATGATGCTCCGCATGCTAGTCGAGCCCCCTCCGGATGCGGACGCCCGTATCACTATGCGAAACCGAAAAGTAGGACGGCATACCACCCGCCCTGCCGATACGGGCCGAGGCACCCCAAAATTTCCCCCATCACGGTTGCAGCTAGTGACAGACAGATAACTCAGTGCAATGGTGCGTGGCATGATGACGACCCACGGGGGCTTCGAGCCCGTCTTCTGCACCATCGTCCCGCCCCACCTCCTCGACAAGCTCGCCCAGGACGGCGACGCCGCCCTGTCCGGCCCCGCGCGCCGGACCCTGGAGCGCGACGCCCTCGAGCGCACCCGCCGCCGGCTGACCACGGTCGTCGGCGCCACGTCCGTCGCCGCGCCCGCGGGTGCGGCCGCCGACCAGCCGCACCGCACCGTCTACGACGCGCGGCACACCGAGAACCTGCCCGGCGAGAAGGTCCGCGCCGAGGGCTCGGCCCCCGGCAAGGACGCCACCGTCAACCGCGCCTACGCGGGCCTCGGCGCCACCTTCGAGCTGTACCTGAAGGCGTACGGCCGCAACTCCATCGACGGCGAGGGCCTGCCGCTCGACGCCACCGTGCACTTCGGCGAGAACTACGACAACGCCTTCTGGAACGGCGAGCAGATGGTGTTCGGCGACGGGGACAACGAGGTCTTCCTCGACTTCACCATCCCGGTCGACGTCATCGGCCACGAGCTGACCCACGGCGTCACGCAGTACACCGCGAACCTCACGTACTTCGGCCAGTCCGGCGCACTCAACGAGTCGATCTCGGACGTCTTCGGCTCGCTGATCAAGCAGTACTCGCTGGGCCAGACCGCCGCCGAGGCCGACTGGCTGATCGGCGCCGGCCTGCTCGCCCCGCGCGTCACCGGCACCGCCCTGCGCTCCATGAAGGCCCCGGGCACGGCGTACGACGACGACGTCCTCGGCAAGGACCCGCAGCCCGCGACGATGGACGACTACGTCCGGACCGGCCGCGACAACGGCGGCGTGCACATCAACTCCGGCATCCCCAACCACGCGTTCTACCTGGCCGCCACCACCCTCGGCGGCAACTCCTGGGAGCGGGCGGGCCAGATCTGGTACGACGTCCTCACCGGCGGCGAACTCATCGCCAAGGCCACGTTCACGGACTTCGCCAAGCTGACGGTGAAGGCGGCCCGGGCCCGCTACAAGGACGGCGAGGAACTCCAGGCCGTTCTGAAGGCGTGGGAGCAAGTCGGTGTGCAGACGGCGTAGTTCCGTACTACACAGGGACTCATGCATATCGAGGTGAGGCGCACGGGCGGTTTCGCGGGCATCGAACGCCACGCGGAAGTGGACACCACGGACCGCCCCGACGCCCAGCACTGGCAAACCCTGGCCGAACAGGCCCTGACCCCCGCGTCACCCACCCCCTCGAGGGGCGTACCGGACGGCTTCCACTACGAGATCACGGTAGACGGCAAAACAATCCACACCGCCGACCCCCACGTGACGGAACCCCAACGGGAGCTGATCTCAAGAGTGTTGAAGGAGGGGGCGTAGTTCTCGGGAGTCGGGTTCGGGTTCGGGGGCGGGCGCAGTCAGGCGTTCGGGGCGCACGGTCAGGTGAGGCCGGGGGCCCTGATAGGGGCGCAAGGGACGCGGGCCCGCCGGGGCCGGGGGCGCAGTCCCCGCCCGGCCCGGGCCCCGGGGGTGCAGGGGGCGGAGCCCCCGCCGGGGTCTGGGCCCGGGGGTGCAGGGGGCGGAGCCCCTGCCGGGGTCTGGCCCCGGGGGTGCAGGGGGCGGAGCCCCCGCCGGGGTCTGGGGCGGAGCCCCAGGGCCGAACCTTTCGACTTACCGAGTCGGGCGGGTGGGTGGGCGACTCGCAGGGGACGCAAGTCCCGCCGGGGGGCCGGGGCGGAGCCCCGGGGCGGGACCTCTCCACCCACCGAGTCGGGCGGGTGGGTGGGCAAAGAAGGTCAGAAGCCCAGCTTACGGAGCTGCTTCGGGTCGCGCTGCCAGTCCTTGGCCACCTTCACGTGCAGATCCAGAAAGACCGGCGTCCCCAGCAGCGCCTCGATGTGCTTGCGGGACTTGATGCCGACCTCCTTCAGCCGCTTGCCCTTGGGCCCGATGATGATGCCCTTCTGGCTCGGCCGCTCGATGTACACGTTGGCGTGGATGTCGAGCAGCGGCTTGTCCGCCGGCCGGTCCTCGCGCGGGAGCATCTCCTCCACGACCACCGCGATGGAGTGCGGCAGCTCGTCGCGTACACCCTCCAGCGCCGCCTCCCGGATCAGCTCGGCGACCATCACCTGCTCGGGCTCGTCCGTCAGATCGCCCTCGGGGTAGAGCGCGGGCCCCTCCGGCAGCAGCGGCACGATCAGGTCGGACAGCAGGTCCACCTGCTCGTCCCCGACCGCCGACACCGGGATGATCTCCGCCCACTCGAAGCCGAGCTCCGTGGCGAGCTGGTCGATCGCGATGAGCTGCTCGGCGAGCGTCTTGGAATCCACCAGGTCGGTCTTCGTGACGATCGCGATCTTCGGCGTCTTCTTGATCGACGCCAGCTCCTTCGCGATGAAGCGGTCACCGGGGCCGATCTTCTCGTTCGCCGGCAGGCAGAAGCCGATCACGTCGACCTCGGCCCACGTCGTGCGCACGATGTCGTTCAGCCGCTCGCCCAGCAGCGTGCGCGGCTTGTGCAGCCCGGGGGTGTCGACCAGGATCAGCTGGGCGTCCGGACGGTGGACGATGCCCCGTACCGTGTGCCGCGTCGTCTGCGGCTGGTTGGCGGTGATCGCCACCTTCTGCCCGACGAGAGCGTTCGTGAGGGTGGACTTGCCCGCGTTGGGGCGGCCCACGAAGCAGGCGAAGCCGGCACGGTGGGCGGCCTCGGCCGACTGCTCGGATGACTGGGTACGAACGCTCATGGCGCCCATTGTCCCTGATCCCGGACGCCACTTCTCCCTGACCTCGCCGCCTGCCCGGCACGACACCCCACCGTGAGCACCCGGTAACCTCCGCGCAACGAAACGTCACCGAAACACACCCGTAGACATCCGGAAACGCGCACCGGTGACCCTCTGACGAGCCCCCACACCGTTGGAGACACCCCGTGCCCCTCGCCGCCGCGAAACTGGACACCGGCGACACCGCCTGGCTGCTCGCCGCCACCGCACTCGTCCTGCTGATGACCCCGGGACTGGCCCTCTTCTACGGCGGCATGGTCCGTACGAAGAGCGTCCTCAACATGCTGATGATGAGCTTCGTGTCGATCGCCCTGGTCACCGTGGTGTGGCTGGCGGCCGGCTACTCCCTCGCGTTCGGCGACGACGCGTTCGCCGGGCTCGTCGGCTCCCTCGGCCACGCGGGGATGGCGGGCCTCGGCCCCGGCAGCGTCCAGGGCACGGTGCCCACCCTCCTCTTCGCCACCTTCCAGCTCACCTTCGCGATCATCACGGCCGCCCTGATCAGCGGCGCCGTCGCCGACCGGACACGGTTCGGGGCGTGGCTGGTCTTCGTCCCCGTCTGGGCGCTGCTCGTCTACGTCCCCGTCACCCACTGGGTGTGGGGTCCCGGCGGCTGGATCAGGGACGGGCTCGGCGCGCTCGACTTCGCCGGCGGCCTCCCGGTCGAGATCACCTCCGGCGCCTCGGGTCTCGCCCTGTGCCTGGTCCTCGGTCCGCGCCTCGGCTTCAAGAAGGACGCGATGCGCCCGCACAACCTGCCGATGGTCGTGATCGGCGCGGGTCTGCTCTGGTTCGGCTGGTTCGGCTTCAACGCGGGCTCCGCGCTCGGCGCGAACGGCCTCGCCGCCGCCGCGTTCCTCAACACCCTCGCCGCGGGCTGCACGGGCCTGCTCGGCTGGCTCTTCGTCGAGCACAAGCGCGACGGCCACCCCACCACCCTGGGCGCGGCCTCCGGCGCGGTCGCGGGCCTGGTGGCGATCACCCCGTCCTGCGGCTCGGTCTCGCTGCTCGGCTCGCTGGCCGTCGGTCTGGTCGCGGGTGTCGTCTGCTCGTACGCCGTGGGCTGGAAGTTCAAGCTGAACTACGACGACTCGCTCGACGTCGTCGGCGTCCACCTGGTCGGCGGGATCATCGGCACCGTCCTCATCGGCCTGTTCGCGGTCCGGGAGATGACCGGTGGACCGCAGGGGCTGCTGTACGGCGGCGGGCTCGCGCAGCTCGGCAGGCAGCTGGTGGCCGTGGCGGTCGTCGCGACGTACGCCTTCGCCGTCACGTACGGCATCGGCAAGCTGATCGACAAGGCCATGGGCTTCCGCGCGAGCGAGGAGGAGGAGCGGGAGGGCCTGGACCTTACGGTGCACGCCGAGACGGCCTACGATCACGGGGTCCTGGGCCACGGCGCCCCGGTCGCCCACTCCGCAGTCTCCTCCGCGCAGAAGGTCAACCGCCCGGCATGAAGCTCATCACCGCGATCGTGAAGCCGTACCGCCTCGACGAGGTCAAGAACGCCCTCCAGGAACTCGGCGTGCACGGCCTGACCGTGACCGAGGCCAGCGGATACGGCCGGCAGCGCGGCCACACCGAGGTGTACCGCGGCGCCGAGTACCGCGTCGACCTGGTGCCGAAGGTCCGTATCGAGGTCGTCGTCGAGGACGCCGACGCGGACGCCGTGATCGACGCGGTCGTCCGGGCCGCGCACACCGGGAAGATCGGCGACGGGAAGGTCTGGGCGGTGCCCGTCGAGACCGTCGTACGGGTGCGCACCTCAGAGCGCGGTCCCGACGCGCTCTGACCGGCGGCGCCCTTCACGATCTGCTTCAACCGGTCAGGGTCTGCTTCCGCCGGTCAGGATCTGCTTCAGCCGGTGGAGACGGTCAGCCGGACCGCACCGTCCGGGCCCGCCACCAGCACCGGCGTCCCGGCACCGCCCAGGTCCCGTACGGCCGCCAGGTCCTCGGGGGCGGCGCCGTCGGCCTCCGTGACGACCGCCGCCGCCTCCAGCGACCTGGCCCCGGACGCCACCGCCATCGCGACCGCGGTCCGCAGTGCGCTCAGCTTCAGCGAGTCGAGGGCCACGGTCCCGGCGACGTACGTACGGCCCGTCTCGTCGCGCACCGCCGCGCCCTCGGGCACCCCGTTGCGGGCCCGGGCGGAACGGGCCAGGGTGACGATCTTGCGGTCTTCCGGGTCAAGCGCGTTGGTGTCCGTCATGCCCTGAGCATACGAAGTCCGGCTCACCTCAGCCCGCGACGGGGTGGAGCGCCCCGCGCCGCCCCTCCGGCGAGGCCAGCCACTCCAGCTTCGCGGCGGTGTCCGCCTCGTCCAGCGGGGTATGCAGAACGACCGTCAGATCGGGCCGGGCCGGCAGCTTCATCGCCGTCGACTCCACGCACAGCAGCCCGACCAGCGGATGCTCCAGCTCCTTGCGGATCTGCCCGGCGTCCTCGATGTCCCGCTCGGCCCACAGCGCGGTGAACTCCGGGCTGGACTCGGTCAGTTCGGCCAGCAGTGCCTGGAACCCCTCGTCGTCGGGGCGGCAGGAGCTGGCGGCCCGGAACTGGGCGACCACCGCACGGGCGTTGCGCTCCCAGCTCCTCGCCCGCGACCGGTACAGCGGGTCCGTGAAGTAGTCGACGACGCAGTTCTGGGTGGTGCCGGGCCGCATGCCGAGCACGATCGCGGCGGCGTCGTTGTACATCACGCAGTTGTAGTACATGTCCATGATGTGCGCCGGGTACGGCATCCAGGTGTCGATGACCCGCCGCAGCCCCTCGCACATGTCCCGCTTCTCCGGCGCCACTTCGGGCGCGGGCGGGTTCAGTCCGGCGAGGACGTACAGGTGCCGCCGCTCGGCGTTGCTGAGCCGCAGCACCCGTGCGACGGAGTCGAGGACCTGCGGCGAGACGGAGATGTCCCGGCCCTGCTCCAGCCACTGGTACCAGGAGGCGCCCACGCCGGCGAGCACGGCGACCTCCTCGCGGCGCAGTCCGGGCGTGCGCCGCCGTCCCCCGCCGCCCGGCAGTCCGGCCTCGGCCGGGGACACCCGGGCCCGCCGGCTCCGCAGGAACTCGCGCAGTTCGCCCAGCCGACGGCTCTTCAACTCGTCGTCCGCCACGTGCAGATCCCCCTCGCACTGTCTGGTGGTGCCACCACCACCATAAGTTCCGGCTCCCCGCGCTTATTCCGGCCGCGGCAGGCTCGTGCCATGGCGATCGACACCTCCCTCTCCCCCGCCCCCACGCCCGGACCGGACGACGTACAACCGTCCCGGACGGCCCGGCTGTCGCGGCGCGACACGCTCGTCCTGCTGGTCCTGTGCGCGGCCCAGTTCATGGTCTCGCTCGACTTCTCCGTGCTGAACGTGGCACTGCCCGCGCTCGGCGACGACCTCGGCATGAGCCGCTCCGCCCTCCAGTGGGCGGTCACCGCCTTCGCGTTGCCCTCCGGCGGCTTCCTGCTGCTGTCCGGCCGGATCGGCGACCTGTTCGGTCGCCGCAGGCTGTTCCTCATCGGGCTCGCCCTGTTCGGCGCGGCCTCGCTGCTCGCGACGTTCGCCTGGGACCCGGCGTCCTTCCTCGCCGGCCGGGCGCTGCAGGGCCTGGGCGCGGCGGCGATCGTCCCGACCGGCATGTCCCTGCTCACCACCACCTTCGCGGAGGGCCCGGCCCGCGACCGCGCGCTGAGCATCTCGGGCACGCTGCTCTCGCTCGGCTTCACGATCGGCATGGTCGCGGGCGGCGTACTGACCGACACCCTCGGCTGGCGTTCCACGATGGGCCTGCTCTCGGTGTTCGCACTGCTCGCACTGGTCCTGGCGCCCGGTCTGCTGCCCGAGTCGCGTTCCCCGGAGCGCCCGCGGCTGGACGTGCCCGGCGCGGTGACCGTCACCGGCGGCCTGCTCGCGCTGATCTACGCCCTGTCGACGGCCGCCGACCGCGGCTTCGGCCACGGCGACGTCGTCGTCACCCTGGTCGCGGGCCTCGCGCTGCTCGCCGCCTTCACCGTCGTCGAGTCGCGCGCCGAGGCTCCGCTGGTCTCGCTGCCCATGCTGCGCCGCCGCACGGTGGCCTGGGGCAACCTGGGCGGTCTGGTCACGTTCTCGATGATGTCGGCGGTGGTCTTCGTGCTGACGCTGTACTTCCAGGAGGTCCTGGGGCTGTCGGCCTTCGAGACGGGGCTCGTCTTCGGTGTGCAGGGCGTTCTGTCGGCGGTCGCCGGCGCCTGTGCCCCGAGGGTCATCGGCCGCTTCGGCGCCCGGCGTACGCTGGTCGGCTCGCTCGCCGGACAGGGTGCGCTGGTCGCCGCCCTGCTCGGCCTGGACGCCCACACCTGGTCGGTGTGGCTCGCGACGGCGGCCGTGTCGCTGGCGAGCATGTGCCACCTGGGCGCGATCATCTCCTACGGCCTGACCGTCGCCTCCGGCGTCCCGGACGAGGAGCAGGGCCTGGCCACCGGGCTGATCACCTCGACGCAGCAGGTCGGCATCACCGTCGGCATCCCGCTGCTCGGCGTCCTGGCGACGACCTCCGCGGACCTGCTGTCCGGCGTCCGCACGGTGCTGGCGCTGGACGCGGCGATCGTGCTCGCGGCGGCGGTCCTGGTCGGCCTGGGGCTGCGGAGCCGGCGCCAGGCCGCCTCAGGGGCGGTCGAGCCGGAGGCGCTCGGCGCGCGGTAGCCCGGCGACGACCAGGTCGTACGAGTCCTCGACGAGCTCCCGGACCAGCCGGTCCGGGAGCTCGTCGCCGACGGTGACGGTGTTCCAGTGCCGCTTGTTCATGTGGTACCCGGGGAGGATCAGGCCCGGGTACTCGCCGCGCAGCCGGACCGCCTCGTCCGGGTCACACTTGAGGTTGATCCTCAGGGGGCGCGCGCCGAGGTCGGTCAGCGCGAAGAGCTTGCCCAGGACCTTGAAGACCGAGGTCTCCGGGTTGAACGGGAAGTCCTCCACGGCCGCGTTGAACGACAGGCAGAACGCGCGCAGTTCCTGAGGTCTCACGCGGGCCTCGTCTCCTGCTCATCGCGGGCGCGGGCCTCCGCCCGCTCGGGCGAGCCCGGGAGGGAGGGCCGGTCCGCCTCGCCCGCCGGCTCCACCAGCACGGTCACGATCTTGTTCCGGCGGCCGGCCGCGGCCTCGGCGGTGAGCCGCAGCTCGCGTCCGTCGGGGAGTTCCACGGCCGAGGAGGCACCGGCGATCGGCACCCGGCCGAGGGCCTTGGCGAGCAGGCCGCCGACGGTCTCGACGTCCTCGTCGTCGTAGCTCTCCAGGCCGTACAGCTCGCCGAGGTCGGTGATGTCGAGGCGGGCGGTGACCCGGTAGCGGTCGTCGCCGAGCTCCTCCACGGGCGGCAGCTCACGGTCGTACTCGTCGGTGATCTCGCCGACGATCTCCTCGAGGATGTCCTCGATGGTGACGATGCCGGCCGTGCCGCCGTACTCGTCGATGACGACGGCGACGTGGTTGCGCTCCTTCTGCATCTCGCGCAGCAGGTCGCCGGCGTTCTTGGTGTCGGGCACGAAGACGGCGGGGCGCATGGCCGTGGACACCAGGTCGTTCTCGGCGTCGCGGCTGATGTGCGTCTTGCGGACCAGGTCCTTGAGATACACGATGCCGACGATGTCGTCCTCGCTCTCGCCGGTGACCGGGATGCGCGAGAAGCCGGAGCGCAGGGCGAGGGTGAGCGCCTGGCGGATGGTCTTGTACCGCTCGATGACGATCAGGTCGGTGCGGGGGACCATGACCTCGCGTACGAGGGTGTCGCCGAGCTCGAAGACCGAGTGGACCATGCGGCGCTCGTCGTCCTCGATCAGCGACTCCTTCTCCGCCAGGTCGACCATCGCACGCAGCTCGGCCTCGGAGGCGAACGGACCGCGACGGAAGCCCTTGCCGGGAGTCAGCGCGTTGCCGATGAGGATGAGCAGCGACGGGACCGGACCCATGACGCGGGCGAGCGGCAGCAGCGCGTAGGCGGCCGCCGTCGCCGTGTTCAGCGGGTGCTGGCGGCCGATGGTGCGCGGGGAGACGCCGACGGCGACGTACGACACCAGGACCATGACGCCGATGGCGGCGAGCAGCGCCTGCGCGGTGCCGCGGATCTCCTGGAGGCACGCGTACGTGACCAGGGCCGCGGCGGCCATCTCACAGGCGACGCGGACCAGCAGGGCCACGTTGAGGTAGCGGGTCGGGTCGGCGGCGACCTGGGCGAGCTTGGCGCTGCCGCGCCGCCCGGACTTCACCGCCTCCTCGGCCCGGAAACTGGACACGCGCGCGATGCCCGCCTCGGCGCAGGCGGCGAGCCATGCGACGACGACGAGGGCGACCGCGCCGACGACGATCTGCGGACTCATACGCCCCTCTTACGAGACCGTCGGCGCCGGGGACGGGCCGGTCAGGCCCTTCTCCGCGCGCCAGCCGTCCACGATGGCCGCCTGGAGGCCGAACATCTCCGCCTTCTCGTCGGGCTCCTCGTGGTCGTACCCGAGCAGGTGCAGCACGCCGTGGACGGTGAGCAGTTGAAGCTCCTCGTCCATGGAGTGCTGCGTGGGCGCCTCGGCGCCCTGCCTGGTGGCGACCTCCGGGCACAGCACGATGTCACCGAGGAGTCCCTGCGGGGGCTCCTCCTCGTCCTTCGAGGGCGGCCGCAGCTCGTCCATCGGGAACGACATGACATCGGTGGGGCCCGGGAGGTCCATCCACTGGATGTGCAGCTGCTCCATGGCGTCGGCGTCCACGACGATCACCGAGAGCTCGGAGAGCGGGTGGATGCGCATCCGCGCGAGCGCGTAGCGGGCGATGTCGAGGATCGCCTGCTCGTCGACCTCGGTTCCGGACTCGTTGTTGACGTCGATCGACATGGTCGTGCTGGTCTACTTCCCCTTGTGTCCGGCCTTGCCGCGGCTGTGCCCCTTGGGGGTGCCGTTCTCCGTGCCGTGCCTGCTGTCGTACTGCTCGTACGCGTCGACGATACGGCCCACGAGCTTGTGCCGGACGACATCCTGCGACGACAGCCGCGAGAAGTGCACGTCGTCGACGCCCTCGAGGATCTCCTGCACCTGCCGGAGACCGGACTTGTTGCCGTTCGGCAGGTCGACCTGCGTCACGTCACCGGTGATGACGATCTTCGAGTCGAAGCCGAGGCGGGTGAGGAACATCTTCATCTGCTCGGGGCTGGTGTTCTGGGCCTCGTCCAGGATGATAAAAGCATCATTAAGGGTGCGACCCCGCATATATGCCAGCGGCGCCACCTCAATGGTCCCCGCCGCCATCAACCGCGGAATGGAATCCGGGTCCAGCATGTCGTGCAGCGCGTCGTAGAGCGGGCGCAGGTACGGGTCGATCTTCTCGTAGAGCGTGCCGGGCAGGAAGCCGAGGCGCTCTCCGGCCTCGACCGCCGGGCGGGTCAGGATGATCCGGTTGACCTGCTTGGACTGCAGGGCCTGGACCGCCTTGGCCATGGCCAGGTAGGTCTTGCCGGTACCGGCGGGGCCGATGCCGAAGACGATCGTGTGCTTGTCGATCGCGTCGACGTACCGCTTCTGGTTGAGCGTCTTGGGGCGGATGGTGCGGCCGCGCGAGGACAGGATGTTCTGGGTGAG includes the following:
- a CDS encoding PhoH family protein, whose protein sequence is MTQTPTAHSAAQDQARAQFTVPAQHPMVTVLGSGDSLLRVIEKAFPAADIHVRGNEISAVGDAREVALIQRVFDEMMLVLRTGQPMTEDAVERSIAMLKASENGEGPEETPAEVLTQNILSSRGRTIRPKTLNQKRYVDAIDKHTIVFGIGPAGTGKTYLAMAKAVQALQSKQVNRIILTRPAVEAGERLGFLPGTLYEKIDPYLRPLYDALHDMLDPDSIPRLMAAGTIEVAPLAYMRGRTLNDAFIILDEAQNTSPEQMKMFLTRLGFDSKIVITGDVTQVDLPNGNKSGLRQVQEILEGVDDVHFSRLSSQDVVRHKLVGRIVDAYEQYDSRHGTENGTPKGHSRGKAGHKGK
- the ybeY gene encoding rRNA maturation RNase YbeY: MSIDVNNESGTEVDEQAILDIARYALARMRIHPLSELSVIVVDADAMEQLHIQWMDLPGPTDVMSFPMDELRPPSKDEEEPPQGLLGDIVLCPEVATRQGAEAPTQHSMDEELQLLTVHGVLHLLGYDHEEPDEKAEMFGLQAAIVDGWRAEKGLTGPSPAPTVS